The window GCGGCCCGGTCAGCCTGCTCCGGACGCACCGTCCTCGACGACGGCCTGGTAGACGACCCGCTTGGGGACCCCGTGGCTCGCGGCGACGTCGGCGATCGCAGCCTTCTTGGTCATCCCGCTCTCCTGACGGACGTGCACGGCCGCGGCGAGGTCATCGGCGTCCACGAGCCCGACCTCCTCCGGTGCTCCACCGATGACGAGGGTGACCTCGCCACGCAGGTCGTCTGCCGTCTCGGCCAGCGCAACAAGGCGGTCGCGACGCACCTCCTCGTGCAGCTTGGTCAGCTCACGGCACAGCGCCGCGGGGCGGTCGGGGCCGAGCGTGGCCGCGAGGTCGTGCAGATCGTCGGCTGCACGGTGGGGCGAGACGAACACGACCATGGTTCGACGCTCGGTGGCCAAGGCAGCGAGGCGCTCCGCACGGGCTGACCCCTTGCGCGGGAGGAAGCCCTCGAACGTGAACCGGTCCGTCGGCAGACCCGAGACCACCAGCGCGGCGAGGACCGCGGAGGGGCCTGGTACGTGCTCGAGGACGTGCCCAGCGTCGATGCACGCTCGGACCAGCCGGTAGCCGGGATCGGACACACCCGGCGTCCCGGCGTCGCTGACGAGCGCGACCGTCGCCCCGTCGTCGAGGCGCGCGAGCACCTCACCGAGACGGGCGTCCTCGTTGTGCTCGTGCAGCGACCGCTGCGGCGTTGCGATACCGAGGTGGGCGAGGAGCCGCCCGGTGCGCCGGGTGTCCTCGGCGAGGACGAGGTCGGCGTCCGCGAGCGTCTCGCGGGCGCGTGTTGACACGTCGCCGAGGTTGCCGATAGGCGTCGCGACGACGATCAGACGTCCCGGGGTCGTGCTCACTCGCCCAACACTAGGTCGACGTGGCAGGGGGATGTGGTGCGGTGCGGCGCCGTACGCTCCGGCTGATGTTGACGGTCGGCCATGGAACCCTCGAGCAGCGAGCGTTGATGGCGCTGCTGCGGTCGGCTGGAGTGGGACACCTCGTTGATGTGCGCCGCTTCCCGGCCAGCCGCCGACATCCGCACGTGAACCGAGAGAGGTTGGCGGAACCCCTCGCCACTGCGGGCATCGGCTACAGCTGGGAGGAGGACCTCGGCGGACGCCGCACCGGCGTCGCCGACTCACCGCACATCGCCATCCGCGACCCCGGGTTCCGGGCCTACGCCGACCACATGACGAGCGAACCGTTCGAGGCCGCCCTGGAGCGGGTCCTCGCACTCGACACGGCGACCACGGTGGCGGTCATGTGCGCCGAGAGCCTGTGGTGGCGCTGCCATCGGCGCCTGATCGCCGACGCGGCGACGTTGTTGCACCGCGCCGACGTCCACCACCTGATGCACGACGGCCGACTCGCCCCGCATCGACCGACCGAGGGAGTACGGATCGCGAACGATCGCCTCGTCTACGACGTCGGTGTCGATCGACCGCTCGACCTCCGATGACCCCGGGCTCGCGGCGCTCCAACCGTCGCTGCAGCGCGCGCCGACGACCCGGTGAGGAAGGTCGGTGCGAGGCGTGGGTAGTCTCCGCCCCCGTGACCGACCGCTCGCACGCGCTCCGCCTCGCCGTCCCGTCGCTCCTCTTCCTGGCGTCGGCTGCCGTGCTGTTCCTCCAACTCGGGGAGCCATCGCGCATCATCTTCGACGAGACCTACTACGTCGATGACGCACGCGACTACCTCGACCACGGTGTCGAGGACTCGTTCGCGGTCCACCCCCCCGTCGGGAAGTGGATGATCGCCGCCGGTATCGCGCTGCTCGGAGACGACGCCTTCGGGTGGCGGGCCGCAGGTGCCCTGTCGGGTGCCGTCATCGTGCTGCTGACGTACCTGACAGGGACCCGGCTCCTCCGCCACCGGGGTGTCGCCGCGTTCGCGGCACTGCTCGTCGCGACCGACGGTCTGTTCTTCGTGCAGGCCCGCACGTCGATGCTCGACATCTTCTTGGCGCTGTTCGTGATGCTCGGCGCGTGGCTGCTGGTCGTCGACCACGACGCGAGCGGGCTCTCGGCAGCACCGCCCGGCCTCGAGACCGACCTCGAGGCCGACCTCGGCGACAGTGGCGATCCACGAAAAGAACATCCTCCCCCCCTCCCGCGACGCGGTCACCTGTTCCGATGGCTGGCAGGACTCTCGTTCGGCTTGGCGGCGGCGACCAAGTGGTCGGCCGCGCTGGCGATCGCGGCGGCGATCCTGGTGAGCCTGGGATGGGAGGTGGCGCTCCGACGCGGGTGGGGTCTGACGACGCTGGGACGCGTCGCTGGCCTCGGCATGATCGGCGTCGGCATCGGCGCGATCGTCGGCGTCATCGTTGGTGCGGTGGTCCTGGGCGGCGTCGATGTCACGATCGCCCTGCTCGGAGCGGGCGGCGGCGGGATCGTCGCGCTGCTGCTCGATGCACCACTGCGTCGCGCCATCGTCATGGTGCTGGCCTCGCTCGCGCTCGTCCCCGTGCTCGTGTACGTCGTCAGCTACATGCCCTGGATGGCCAACTACGAACACACCACCGAAGGCGGTGACGAGTGCCTCGAGGATGACGGCACGCTCCAGGAGCCCTGCGACGCCACGCTGTTCGATCGGATCGAGGGGTGGGGTCGCTACCAGGCATCGGTGTGGAGCTTCCACCGCGACCTGACCGCCGACCATCCCTACCGCGCCCCCGCGTACACCTGGCCAGTGCTCGCTCGCCCGGTCGTGTACTACTGGGAGACGTGCACCGAGGACCGTGCGCGTGGCGTCCCCAAGACCGACGAGGACGGCGAGGTGGAGGTTCCCGATCCCTGCGTCGTCGCGCAGGGGGACGCGGCGGAGATCATCGCCCTCGGCAACCCGGCGCTGTGGTGGGGTTTCATCGGGGCGGCACTCACGCTCGTGGCGGGGCTCGTGAGACGTGATCGGCGCGCCGCGTTCATCGTCACGTTCTGGGCGCTGCAGTTCGTGCCGTGGCTGTTCGTGTCACGACCGGTCTTCCTCTTCTACATGGTCCCGGTGGTCCCGTTCCTCGCACTGGGCGTGGCCTACGCCGCCGTCTGGCTCAGTGAGCCTCGGCGCTTGTTGGGCCTGTTCGCAGGCGCGCTGCTCGGAGCGGCGGCGGGCTTCGGCGTCGGCTTCGCCGTCCGTGCGATCGCGGACTCGTCGCGCGCGACCTGGTGGGTGTGGATGGGGGTGGGCTGGCTGGTCGGCGGCGCCATCGGCGCGCTCGTTGATCGCGACCTCGAGGTCCATCGGGGCGTGCCGGAGCGGGACCGGGCCTGGGTCCGGCACCGACCGGTGGGCGTGTGGTTGGCGGCCGGTGTGGCCGTCGCGGCGGTGGGGTTGTTCATCTACTTCTACCCCGTGCTGTCAGGCATCCCGATGGCCGATGACCTTGTCCGGCAGCGGTGGTGGATCCGACCCGGCTGGATCTGATACGGCGTCCCCCGGTCGGACGGACCAGGGAGTACCGGCGTTCGGACCCTGTACGGAAGGCGGGCCTCCTACGACGGTAGGAGGTGACAGCGGAGCGGGTCGCCGAGGCGGCATCGTTCCGACTCGGAGCCGATAGACCGGATCCACCTACCGGAAGGGAAACCGAACATGCGACTGCGCTCGAAGAGGTCCATCACCGCTGCGCTGCTTGCAGGCGCGCTCGCGGTCACCGGCGCCGCTTGCGACGACGACGATGACACCGTGGAGGATGTCGATGTGACCGAAGGGGTGACCACGACCGGCGGTGACGACGCCACCACGACCACGGGCACTGAGGTGCCCACGGTGGGCGAGACGCCGACCAGCTGACCTACCCAGCACGAGCGAGGGACCCCGCTCTTTCAGGAGCGGGGTCCCTCTGTTGCGCCTCCCCGCGGGCGGGTCACCCCGACCAGCGTGCCGCGTCTTCGGACGTCTCGATCCAAACTCCATGCCAGGATGCGATGCGGCCATCACGCAGCGCGACGAGCGCCAGTCCGCGTTGCGCGTACGCGCCGGAGTCGGCCTGGAAGCGCACGACCACCTCGACCGCGACCCGATCGCCGTCCCGGACGGCGACCTCGATCGACGCACGTTCCCTCCGGCCACCGTACGCGCTGAGGTGGTCGACGATCTCGTTGCTACCTCGGAGGATGGGTCGGTCCACGTTGTCGCGGAAGGTGGCGTCGTCACAGAAGGCCTCCGCGGCCTCGAACGACTCGCCTTCGAAGCCGCGCCGCACGAGTTCGAGCAGGTCGTCGAGGTCGGCCATGCCGGAGCCTACGTCGGCAGTGCGGTCCACGGCGTCGTGGCCGCGGGCGGCACCGGGCAGGGTGGGCGGCACCCCAGGGGGAGCGTCCACCGGGTCCCGTACGCTGGCTGCTCGCGACGCGACGCTCAGACGGTGATGGGCCGATGCCCGAGCTCGAGACCCACGTGGTGCTGCGCGACGGCACCCGCGCACTCGTGCGTCCGATCCACCCTGACGACAAGGATCGCCTCCGTCGTGGCATGGAACTGCTCTCGCCGCGTTCGCGCTACCTGCGCTTCCACGCGGCGATCGATCACCTGACCGAGGACCACCTGCGCTACCTCACCGAGGTCGATCGGATCGACCACGCAGCCTGGGTAGCGCTGGACGAGGACCGCCCTGACCACCCCGGGATGGGTGTCGCTCGCTACGTCCGACTCCACGATGAACCGACCGTCGCCGAGGCCGCGGTCACCGTGGTCGACGAGTACCAGGGCCGGGGACTGGGCACGGTCCTGCTCGGGTTCCTCGCACGTACCGCCACGAAGCACGGCATCGATGCGTTCCGCAACTACGTGCTCCCTGACAACGAGCCGATGCTCGAGCTTCTCCGCGAACTCGGGGCTGACGGGGCGGTCGAGGTCGATGGCGCGCTAGAGGTCGATGTCCCAGTGGTGGCCGACGCCGACGAGCTACCGGACACTCCGGCGGCCCGCGTACTGCGGAGCGTCGCCACAGGAGGGTTGCGAGTGCTGGTCAGCGCCTGGTTCCCCATCCGCGTCCCGGACAGCGGTGGTGGGTGACGAGAACGTCCATCAGCCACCCCGGCGCGACGACGGGCGTGACGGAGGACACCGCGAACGCGCTGCCACAGCGGTGATCGGTCGGGCCGACTACGTGATCGGGAAGGGCAGGTCCAGCCACCACGGGCGCTGCGAGAGCTCGATGCGCGTGACCCACTTCACCCACCAGAAGCCCCGGCGTCCCGGAGCGACGAGCCGGACCGGGGCGCCGTGCCCGGCCGAGAGCTGCTCGCCCGCCAGCCGGGTGGCGAGGAGCAGACCGGAGACGTCTCGGACCGGGAAGCGGCGGCTGTAGCCGGTCGCGGAGATCACCTGCACGGACCGTGCCGTGCCGAGGTCACCGAGGAGCCGACCGAGACGTATCCCCTCCCAGTCCTGTTCCGCGAACCAGCCACCGGTGCAGTCGAGCGTCGCCGTGATCCGGTCATCGGCGGCGGCGACCTCTCCGTAGCTCCACGTCTTCGCGGTCCCGTCCGCGGCGACCACGGCGAGTTCCCAGGCGGCGACGTCGAGGTGCTGGACGCGGTCGTCGAACCACTGCACGACCGGCATCGCGGAGGGATCATGCGAACCTCGGTCGTGCGACCCGGTGGCCCGGCGGTCGCCGCCCGCAAGCGACAGCAGGCGCCACACGCCCTCGAGCGCGAGGTACAGCAGGCCCGTGGTCCCGACGACGGCGCCCGCTCGCAGCAGGTTGCGCCGGCTGAGGTCACGTCGGCGGGGACGCGGTCCGCGCTTCACCACGTGCCAGAGCCCGAACGGCACCGCCGCGACCGCCGCCCCGACGTGGACCTGCATGTCGGTCAGCGGCCCGTAGGAGCGGACCACGCCAGCGGTCCTGAGGACACCGCTCACGACGGTGACGACGACCAACACTCCCAGCACGATCGAGGGCCAGGTGGAGGCGGCGGGGCGGCGATCGATGCCTCCCGCGGCGATCGCCGACTTCCACGGGGCGAGCACGACGACGCAGAGCCCGAGCACGCCGTGCGCGATCACGACCCACAGCACCCAGCCGGTCCCGACCGCGAACGCGGCCACCCCGGTCGCCAGCGCCCCGAGCAGAGCGAGGAGGAGCGCGAGGTTGGTCTGCCGGGTCGCCATCGCATCCAGCCTACGACCCCCGCTCCGTGGAGACCTGACCTCACCTATGAGCACAGGTCTCCACGCAGCGATCCTGACTACGGCTCGACGGTCGCCTACGTGCGGCTCCTCGAACGGGAGGACTTCCCCGTGACCGCGCGCGTGTACGCCGTCGTCGTCGAAGGCGTGCCGAAGTCCCCCGAGCTGCTCGAGCACCTCAACGAGCTCAACGCGGCGATCCGGAGCGCTCGGTTGTTCTGCTGTGCATCGCCGTCGGTGCCCCGTTCGGTATCTACCGCGAGAGCGTCGCCCTCGTGATCGTGTCGGGCGTGGCACGGACGCTGCTGCGCTACGGTACGCGACCCATCGAGCGCGCCGTCCAGACCGACGCGGCGATCAACCCCGGGAACTCCGGTGGCCCGGTGCTCGACGCGCGTGGGGCGGTCCTCGGCGTGAACGTGCAGATCGACGCCCGCGGTACCGGCATCGGGTTCGCGATCCCCGCCGACACGGTCACGTTCGTCGCCCCCCGCCTGATCGCCGACGGCGAGGTGCGACGCGCCGCCCTCGGGATCGTCGTGCAGCCGCGCACCGTCAGCCTCGAGCGGGCGGAGGTGACCCGGATGGGCGTGGCCCGGGTCAACGACCCCGGATCGCCTCTGCGCCCCGGTGACGTCATCGTCGCGGTCGACGGAGACCCGATCGATGAGCGCGCCGACCTGTACCGCATCCTGACCCACGACCGTGTCGGGCAGCGGCTCGACGTCGAGGTTCTGCGGGACGGTCTGCTCGCACACGTCACGGTCGTGCCGACCGCATGGCGACGGTCGTGCCGACCGCATGGCGCGCCTGACCCGTAACGGCGGGAGTCGCCCCGCAGGGCCGCTCCCGGTCCGTGGCGATGTGCGTGCTCAGGGGAGGTAGATCTCCGCAAGCTCGCTGATCTCACCGTCGGCGACTGTCAACTCGTACACGGCGAGGTCACCGTTGTACGCGGAGGCCGTTCCACCGAGGAACGCGCCCCAATCCGCGGCGATGGGCTGGCACGTGGTGGTGCAGTCGTACAGCGCCAGCGAGGCGTCCGCAGCACGGTCGACCTCCACCCACTTCGTCTCGGCGTTCCGGATGTACACGTCGTTGGGCATCGAGGGCTCCGACGGCTCGAGGACCCCGTCCTCGTGCGCAGCATCGGCGGCCTCCTCACCGGTCAGGACCTCGACGAGGTCGACCTCGATGCCTCCGTCGTCGATCACACGCACGTACCCGTGATGGTCGCCGTCAGCGATCGGAGCGGCGGCGTCGCCCGTCGGGTCACCCTCGTCGTCGCCACCCGCGCGGTAGACCATCCCCGCCAGGGCGAACGCGATGGCGGCGACGATCGCGACGATGGTCCAGAGCTTGCTCTCGGCCGCGGCCTTGTGGTCGGTCCTGCTGCCGGTCTCGGTTCCGGTGGTCATGCTGATGTCCTCCCTGTGGGTTGGGTTCGGACATCGGACGTCGCGACCTCCGCGGCGGTTGCCAGGGCCGTAGAGGTGCGCGCGCAGCGACCGAGCCGCAACCGATCGGCGAGCTCCGACGTCGTGGGCGCCACGTCGAGCAGCTCCGTCGTAGGGTTGGACCTCCCGACGGAAGGCGAGCGCTTGGTCCACGTCCTGCAGTCCCGCGTGCTGCTCGCGCCTCGTGACCTCGATGGCTCGATCGACTTCTACGAGGACCGGCTCGGCCTGGTGCGCTACCGCGACTGGGGCGAGCGTCCCCACCGGGGCGTTGTGTACTTCCTCGGGGGCGGCTACCTCGAACTGAACGAGGGCGGAGACTCCGTCACCCCGAAGGGTTTCCGGCTGTGGCTGCAGGTCGGCGACATCCACGCCGCCGCGGACGAGCTGCGCACGAAGGGCGTGGTCTTGGCCTCGGAGCCGAAGCTGGAACCCTGGGGGCTCATCGAGTGCACTGTCGTCGACCCCGACGGTGTCGAGCTCGTCCTGGTCGAGACCCCCGTCACCCACCCACTCAGGCGCCGAGAACCCAGCCGCTGACGCGGAGGCGCGAACACGCGGGATGCCTGATCATGCTCCACGTGGAGGGAACCATCGCGCGCGCCCCGACGTCCGACCGTCCAGGAGCGATGGGAGGCGGCGCGATGCGACGGTTCGGTGGGATGGCGGCGATGGTGGTGGCGGCGGTGCTCGCTCCAGCCGGAGCAGCGTACGCCTGCGGGTTCCTCGTGGCGGAGAACGGCGCGATCCGCCTCGAGACGTTCACGGCGGCGTCGATCCTGACCGAGGACGGCGACGCGCACTACGTGACGGCGTTCTCGTTCAGCGGCTCGCCCGACGCGTTCGGGGCCATCATCCCGCTGCCGGATGTGCCCACCGAGGTGGAGAAGGCACCCGGCTGGTTCCTCCAGCGGCTCGTGCGCGAGACCACGCCGCTGCCGGCGCCTCGCGAGGAGGCGGGCGCCGCGTTGTCGGCGTCGAGCGACGCCGAGGTCATCGCCGTCTACGAGGTCGACGCCCTCGACATCACGGTGCTGAAGGGCGGTGGCGGCGACGTCCTGTCCTGGGCCGAGGACAACGGCTTCGACCTCGGAGTGGGCGACGGCGATCCCGACGACCTCTCCGACGCCGTCGCCATGCTCGACTTCTACGCCGAGCGCTCGCCGATCTTCGCGGCCATCCGCTTCGA of the Actinomycetota bacterium genome contains:
- the rsmI gene encoding 16S rRNA (cytidine(1402)-2'-O)-methyltransferase, with amino-acid sequence MIVVATPIGNLGDVSTRARETLADADLVLAEDTRRTGRLLAHLGIATPQRSLHEHNEDARLGEVLARLDDGATVALVSDAGTPGVSDPGYRLVRACIDAGHVLEHVPGPSAVLAALVVSGLPTDRFTFEGFLPRKGSARAERLAALATERRTMVVFVSPHRAADDLHDLAATLGPDRPAALCRELTKLHEEVRRDRLVALAETADDLRGEVTLVIGGAPEEVGLVDADDLAAAVHVRQESGMTKKAAIADVAASHGVPKRVVYQAVVEDGASGAG
- a CDS encoding DUF488 domain-containing protein, which codes for MLTVGHGTLEQRALMALLRSAGVGHLVDVRRFPASRRHPHVNRERLAEPLATAGIGYSWEEDLGGRRTGVADSPHIAIRDPGFRAYADHMTSEPFEAALERVLALDTATTVAVMCAESLWWRCHRRLIADAATLLHRADVHHLMHDGRLAPHRPTEGVRIANDRLVYDVGVDRPLDLR
- a CDS encoding phospholipid carrier-dependent glycosyltransferase, with protein sequence MTDRSHALRLAVPSLLFLASAAVLFLQLGEPSRIIFDETYYVDDARDYLDHGVEDSFAVHPPVGKWMIAAGIALLGDDAFGWRAAGALSGAVIVLLTYLTGTRLLRHRGVAAFAALLVATDGLFFVQARTSMLDIFLALFVMLGAWLLVVDHDASGLSAAPPGLETDLEADLGDSGDPRKEHPPPLPRRGHLFRWLAGLSFGLAAATKWSAALAIAAAILVSLGWEVALRRGWGLTTLGRVAGLGMIGVGIGAIVGVIVGAVVLGGVDVTIALLGAGGGGIVALLLDAPLRRAIVMVLASLALVPVLVYVVSYMPWMANYEHTTEGGDECLEDDGTLQEPCDATLFDRIEGWGRYQASVWSFHRDLTADHPYRAPAYTWPVLARPVVYYWETCTEDRARGVPKTDEDGEVEVPDPCVVAQGDAAEIIALGNPALWWGFIGAALTLVAGLVRRDRRAAFIVTFWALQFVPWLFVSRPVFLFYMVPVVPFLALGVAYAAVWLSEPRRLLGLFAGALLGAAAGFGVGFAVRAIADSSRATWWVWMGVGWLVGGAIGALVDRDLEVHRGVPERDRAWVRHRPVGVWLAAGVAVAAVGLFIYFYPVLSGIPMADDLVRQRWWIRPGWI
- a CDS encoding nuclear transport factor 2 family protein, with protein sequence MADLDDLLELVRRGFEGESFEAAEAFCDDATFRDNVDRPILRGSNEIVDHLSAYGGRRERASIEVAVRDGDRVAVEVVVRFQADSGAYAQRGLALVALRDGRIASWHGVWIETSEDAARWSG
- a CDS encoding GNAT family N-acetyltransferase → MPELETHVVLRDGTRALVRPIHPDDKDRLRRGMELLSPRSRYLRFHAAIDHLTEDHLRYLTEVDRIDHAAWVALDEDRPDHPGMGVARYVRLHDEPTVAEAAVTVVDEYQGRGLGTVLLGFLARTATKHGIDAFRNYVLPDNEPMLELLRELGADGAVEVDGALEVDVPVVADADELPDTPAARVLRSVATGGLRVLVSAWFPIRVPDSGGG
- a CDS encoding molybdopterin-dependent oxidoreductase, whose translation is MATRQTNLALLLALLGALATGVAAFAVGTGWVLWVVIAHGVLGLCVVVLAPWKSAIAAGGIDRRPAASTWPSIVLGVLVVVTVVSGVLRTAGVVRSYGPLTDMQVHVGAAVAAVPFGLWHVVKRGPRPRRRDLSRRNLLRAGAVVGTTGLLYLALEGVWRLLSLAGGDRRATGSHDRGSHDPSAMPVVQWFDDRVQHLDVAAWELAVVAADGTAKTWSYGEVAAADDRITATLDCTGGWFAEQDWEGIRLGRLLGDLGTARSVQVISATGYSRRFPVRDVSGLLLATRLAGEQLSAGHGAPVRLVAPGRRGFWWVKWVTRIELSQRPWWLDLPFPIT
- a CDS encoding PDZ domain-containing protein; the protein is MARTLLRYGTRPIERAVQTDAAINPGNSGGPVLDARGAVLGVNVQIDARGTGIGFAIPADTVTFVAPRLIADGEVRRAALGIVVQPRTVSLERAEVTRMGVARVNDPGSPLRPGDVIVAVDGDPIDERADLYRILTHDRVGQRLDVEVLRDGLLAHVTVVPTAWRRSCRPHGAPDP
- a CDS encoding VOC family protein; this translates as MVHVLQSRVLLAPRDLDGSIDFYEDRLGLVRYRDWGERPHRGVVYFLGGGYLELNEGGDSVTPKGFRLWLQVGDIHAAADELRTKGVVLASEPKLEPWGLIECTVVDPDGVELVLVETPVTHPLRRREPSR
- a CDS encoding DUF2330 domain-containing protein, which codes for MLHVEGTIARAPTSDRPGAMGGGAMRRFGGMAAMVVAAVLAPAGAAYACGFLVAENGAIRLETFTAASILTEDGDAHYVTAFSFSGSPDAFGAIIPLPDVPTEVEKAPGWFLQRLVRETTPLPAPREEAGAALSASSDAEVIAVYEVDALDITVLKGGGGDVLSWAEDNGFDLGVGDGDPDDLSDAVAMLDFYAERSPIFAAIRFDNERAAEQQLGAGEGIPVQFSFTDQDQAWIPVKVLTFDKPASDVVVADLFLMTPGTPTILAGQVPGTAVTFQRDYGADSLLVADLTSDDRADWVPTEFTLTRIDVRSDARLLDWDIAARVDELPEQAWAFGAAFVAAQSDQSYTGNAPFSTDPDIVRTELGRDRAPWLAIGVGAVLAVAAVTLLVQRRRTASDDRTPR